In Capsicum annuum cultivar UCD-10X-F1 chromosome 11, UCD10Xv1.1, whole genome shotgun sequence, one genomic interval encodes:
- the LOC107848589 gene encoding LOW QUALITY PROTEIN: putative ABC transporter C family member 15 (The sequence of the model RefSeq protein was modified relative to this genomic sequence to represent the inferred CDS: inserted 1 base in 1 codon; deleted 1 base in 1 codon) — protein sequence MDITLTLINMAFFLFLLICFLVDFFKNNGGEEGFAETRERRKSTLFTKITILVNFSIAISYLGFCLHEFWKLRTFVFEESISCVMTWSLASLVAAYSSNREKRWPLLLIIWWVFSSIFDIIRVSLHLFNHCTNIFTKAPHFLPKPNIIDFVSLPLSILLCFNALPAFSPKKHSETEQPFLNKEVNKRVLKHDDAFSNAGIWSQITFRWLNPLFKTGHEEKLRVEHIPSIPHSETSNEASSLLEDALWKKKASTLSLPDGILHMIRRSLAYNAVFAGVNTIASYTGPSLITSFVNFLSEKKDESNWQEGMILAFIFFFAKTIESLSQRQWYFGAHRIGVRVRAALMALIYKRTLSIKCGGTKDXKIINLVNIDVERIGDFCWYIHGVWLLPVQVIIALLILYRNLGAAPSAAALLSTIFVMVSNTPLASMQEQLHSKIMEAKDVRIKATSETLKSMRVLKLHSWESTFLKKLLQLREKERGWLKRYLYTCSAVAFLFWASPTLVSVVNFGFCIILKTPLTSGAVLSALATFRILQEPIYNLPELISMVAQTKVSVDRIQDFLREEDQKKLTSYHTPNATDVAIELEPGEYAWGTNESKKSTIKITEKIRIMKGWKVAICGSVGSGKSSLLCSIMGEIPRVSGSRVKINGSKAFVPQSVWMQTGTVRDNVLFGKEMYKARYDDVVERCALKRDIEMWADGDLNLVGERGMNLSGGQKQRIQLARAIYSDSDIYLLDDPFSAVDAQTGAHMFKKCLIQLLHDKTVVYATHQLEFLDVSDLILVLKEGRIVQSGKYNKLIADPDGELQRHMVAHSKSLDQVKPSQKCSCLTKGKHQNNQIEVEECLKDLTCDNRILGKSQQEDAVSGRVKWKVYSTFVTSAYRGALVLPVLLCQVLFQGLQMASNYWIAWGTEEGRVTRERLIGIFVLISGGSSFFILGRAVMLSTIAIETAQKLHIGMIKSLFRAPLSFFDSNPSSRILNRSSTDQSIVDTDIPYRLAGLAFALIQLLSIVVLKSNVAWQIFLLFLLVLAISMWYQAYYITTARELARMIGIQKTPILHHFSESLTGVATIRCFNQEDRFLKKNLNLIDNYSRVVFHNSATMEWLCVRINFLFNLIFFFLLVILSHLPREAIDPSLAGLAATYGLNLNVLQAWVIWNLCNVENKMISVERILQFSNVRSEAPLIIEKSRPKPDWPLKGRIEIKDLHVQYSPDLPRVLKGITCTFPAGKKIGIVGRTGSGKSTLIQALFRVVEPSEGCILVDGIDISKIGLQDLRSKLSMIPQDPTLFDGTIRTNLDPLLQHTDQEIWEVLQKCHLADIVKQDIRLLDAPVEEDGENLSVGQRQIVCLARVLLQKRRILVLDEATASVDTETDNVIQKTIREETNGCTVITVAHRIPTVIDNDLVLVLAEGKILEFDTPNQLLRNTSAFSNLVAEFLRRSSKG from the exons ATGGACATCACTCTGACGCTAATCAATATggcatttttcttgtttttactcATATGTTTCTTGGTAGATTTTTTCAAGAATAATGGAGGAGAAGAGGGTTTTGCAGAAACAAGAGAGAGAAGAAAATCCACACTTTTCACTAAGATTACAATTTTAGTGAATTTCTCAATAGCCATTTCTTACTTGGGATTTTGTCTCCATGAATTCTGGAAGTTGAGAACTTTTGTGTTTGAAGAGTCTATTTCTTGTGTCATGACATGGAGTCTAGCTAGTTTAGTTGCAGCCTACTCATCAAACAGAGAGAAAAGGTGGCCATTATTACTCATCATATGGTGGGTCTTTTCaagtatttttgatataattagaGTCTCTCTTCATCTTTTCAACCACTGTACTAATATATTTACAAAAGCCCCACATTTTCTGCCCAAGCCAAATATAATTGATTTTGTTTCCCTACCACTGTCAATTCTCCTATGTTTCAATGCCTTGCCAGCTTTTTCTCCCAAGAAACACAGTGAAACTGAACAGCCATTCCTTAACAAAGAGGTAAATAAACGTGTTTTAAAACACGATGATGCATTTTCTAATGCTGGTATTTGGAGCCAAATCACATTCAGGTGGCTTAATCCACTATTCAAGACAGGCCATGAGGAAAAGCTGAGAGTAGAGCACATACCTTCAATTCCTCACTCTGAGACCTCTAATGAAGCTTCTTCTTTGTTGGAAGATGCGCTTTGGAAAAAGAAAGCTTCTACTTTGTCCCTCCCAGATGGCATACTACATATGATTAGGAGATCACTTGCCTATAATGCAGTTTTTGCAG GAGTCAATACAATTGCATCCTATACTGGTCCTTCGCTAATAACAAGCTTTGTGAATTTTTTATCTGAAAAGAAAGATGAGTCTAACTGGCAAGAAGGAATGATCTTA gccttcatcttcttctttgccaAAACAATAGAGTCGCTGTCCCAAAGGCAATGGTACTTTGGAGCTCACCGGATTGGCGTTCGAGTCAGAGCAGCTCTGATGGCATTGATATATAAAAGAACATTGTCCATAAAGTGTGGCGGTACAAAAG GAAAGATCATAAACCTCGTCAATATTGATGTTGAGAGAATTGGGGACTTCTGCTGGTATATTCATGGAGTTTGGTTGCTTCCTGTTCAGGTTATAATTGCCCTGCTTATCTTATACAGGAACTTAGGCGCTGCTCCCTCTGCTGCTGCTCTTCTTTCCACTATATTTGTGATGGTGAGCAACACACCGCTTGCCAGTATGCAAGAACAGCTCCACTCAAAGATAATGGAAGCGAAGGACGTGAGAATTAAAGCCACTTCAGAGACCTTAAAAAGCATGAGAGTCTTGAAACTGCATTCATGGGAGTCCACTTTCTTGAAGAAGCTGCTTCAACTCAGAGAAAAAGAGAGAGGTTGGCTTAAGAGATACCTTTATACATGTTCTGCTGTGGCTTTCCTCTTTTGGGCTTCACCAACTCTCGTATCAGTTGTAAATTTTGGTTTTTGTATCATCCTAAAAACACCATTAACTTCCGGAGCGGTTCTCTCAGCACTAGCAACTTTCAGGATTCTACAAGAACCGATTTACAACTTGCCCGAACTCATTTCCATGGTTGCTCAAACAAAAGTGTCAGTTGATAGGATTCAAGACTTCCTAAGAGAGGAAGATCAAAAGAAGTTAACAAGCTATCATACTCCTAACGCTACTGACGTGGCAATCGAACTTGAACCAGGAGAGTATGCTTGGGGCACAAATGAGTCCAAGAAATCAACAATTAAGATAACTGAGAAAATCAGGATAATGAAAGGGTGGAAAGTAGCAATATGTGGTTCAGTGGGATCGGGAAAGTCAAGCTTACTCTGCAGTATTATGGGAGAGATTCCTAGAGTTTCTGGATCAAGAGTTAAGATAAATGGTTCGAAGGCATTTGTACCACAGAGTGTGTGGATGCAGACGGGCACTGTTAGAGACAATGTTCTGTTCGGCAAGGAAATGTATAAGGCACGTTATGATGATGTCGTGGAACGATGTGCTTTGAAACGTGACATTGAGATGTGGGCTGACGGAGATCTAAATTTGGTAGGAGAAAGAGGAATGAACTTAAGTGGTGGACAAAAGCAAAGAATTCAGTTGGCCAGAGCTATTTATAGTGATTCAGACATCTATCTACTAGATGACCCTTTCAGTGCTGTTGATGCACAAACTGGAGCTCATATGTTCAAG AAATGCTTAATCCAACTTCTACATGATAAAACAGTTGTTTATGCCACTCACCAAttggaatttttagatgtttcTGACCTCATCCTG GTATTGAAAGAAGGAAGAATTGTTCAATCGGGAAAGTATAACAAGCTGATTGCAGATCCTGATGGTGAGCTCCAAAGACATATGGTGGCCCACAGTAAATCATTAGATCAGGTGAAACCTTCTCAAAAGTGCAGCTGCTTAACCAAGGGTAAACATCAGAATAACCAAATTGAAGTCGAAGAGTGTTTGAAAGACCTTACCTGTGACAACAGGATCTTAGGAAAAAGTCAGCAGGAAGATGCAGTATCTGGTCGAGTTAAATGGAAAGTCTACTCGACCTTTGTGACTTCGGCGTATAGAGGGGCCCTTGTACTTCCAGTCCTTCTATGTCAAGTTCTCTTCCAGGGACTGCAGATGGCAAGCAACTACTGGATTGCATGGGGAACAGAAGAAGGAAGGGTTACTAGAGAAAGATTAATTGGAATATTCGTGCTGATTTCAGGGGGAAGCTCTTTTTTCATCTTAGGAAGGGCAGTTATGCTTTCAACTATTGCAATTGAGACTGCTCAGAAGCTCCACATTGGAATGATCAAATCACTCTTTCGAGCACCCTTGTCATTTTTCGACTCCAACCCTTCCAGCAGAATTCTCAATAGG TCTTCTACAGACCAAAGCATTGTGGACACAGATATTCCATATAGATTGGCTGGATTAGCATTTGCACTTATTCAATTATTGAGCATTGTTGTACTTAAGTCCAATGTTGCCTGGCAGATCTTTCTTCTCTTCCTTCTGGTACTTGCCATCTCCATGTGGTATCAG GCATATTACATTACCACCGCTAGAGAACTGGCAAGGATGATTGGCATTCAGAAAACTCCAATCCTTCATCATTTCTCTGAATCTCTCACTGGTGTAGCAACAATTCGTTGTTTTAATCAGGAAGACCGATTCTTGAAGAAGAATTTAAATCTCATCGATAACTATTCTCGTGTTGTCTTCCACAACTCTGCAACAATGGAATGGCTCTGTGTTCGGATTAACTTTCTCTTCAATCTcatattcttctttcttctcGTCATTCTGTCACACCTTCCACGGGAGGCTATAGACCCCA GTTTAGCAGGACTTGCAGCTACCTATGGCTTAAATCTTAATGTTCTACAAGCTTGGGTTATATGGAATCTTTGCAATGTTGAGAACAAAATGATATCCGTTGAGAGAATACTTCAGTTTAGCAACGTTCGTAGTGAAGCTCCACTGATAATTGAAAAGTCCAGGCCGAAACCTGATTGGCCACTAAAAGGAAGAATTGAAATTAAAGATCTTCATGTGCAATACAGCCCTGATCTACCAAGAGTTCTAAAAGGTATAACCTGCACCTTTCCAGCGGGAAAGAAAATTGGCATAGTTGGAAGAACAGGTAGTGGGAAGTCTACTTTGATCCAAGCTCTCTTCAGGGTTGTGGAACCATCTGAAGGATGCATTCTTGTTGATGGAATAGACATTTCGAAGATTGGTTTGCAAGACCTGAGATCTAAGTTGAGTATGATACCACAAGATCCAACATTGTTTGATGGGACAATTAGGACTAATCTTGATCCCTTACTACAACATACGGATCAGGAAATCTGGGAG GTCTTGCAAAAATGTCATTTAGCTGATATTGTAAAGCAGGATATAAGGCTTCTTGATGCACCAG TTGAAGAAGACGGAGAAAACTTGAGCGTGGGACAAAGGCAGATTGTATGCCTAGCTAGGGTATTGCTACAGAAAAGGAGAATATTGGTACTTGATGAAGCAACTGCTTCAGTGGATACAGAGACGGACAATGTCATTCAGAAAACTATAAGAGAAGAAACAAACGGATGTACAGTTATAACAGTGGCACATCGGATACCCACAGTTATCGATAATGATCTTGTTTTAGTTCTTGCTGAAG GAAAAATTCTCGAGTTTGATACTCCTAACCAGTTATTGAGGAACACTTCTGCATTTTCAAATCTGGTGGCAGAATTCTTGCGGAGATCATCCAAGGGGTGA
- the LOC107865416 gene encoding uncharacterized protein LOC107865416: MAKSYSKSEFHNLMEKVEKVDVRVKNYLELAEYDKWARSYATVHRGWTLTSNIAESINAALVSARELPIHDFLEEVRLMFGRWNCENRHEALYTRTDLIGKFQTILQQNEVKCTRMKVIPASEYVYYL; this comes from the exons ATGGCAAAATCATACTCAAAGtctgaatttcataatttaatggAGAAAGTGGAGAAAGTTGATGTTAGGGTGAAGAATTACTTGGAGTTGGCGGAATACGATAAGTGGGCTAGGTCATATGCAACAGTTCATAGAGGATGGACCTTAACATCAAATATTGCAGAGTCAATTAATGCTGCACtggtatcagctagagaactTCCAATACATGATTTTTTAGAGGAAGTTAGATTGATGTTTGGTAGATGGAACTGTGAAAACAGACATGAGGCATTGTACACACGCACGGATCTTATTGGAAAATTTCAAACAATTCTCCAACAGAATGAAGTAAAGTGTACACGTATGAAG GTTATACCAGCGTCAGAGTACGTCTACTATCTATGA